In Astatotilapia calliptera chromosome 20, fAstCal1.2, whole genome shotgun sequence, one genomic interval encodes:
- the ccnt1 gene encoding cyclin-T1, producing the protein MAASFRSLPASSNNKWYFTRQQIDNSPSRRAGLDPDKELSYRQQAANLLQDMGQRLNVSQLTINTAIVYMHRFYMIQSFTRFHRNVIAPAALFLAAKVEEQPRKLEHVIKVAHACLNPQDPSPDIRSDAYLQQAQDLVILESIILQTLAFEITIDHPHTHVVKCTQLVRVVPASKDLAQTSYFMATNSLHLTTFCLQYSPPVVACVCIHLACKWSKWEIPVSTDGKHWWEYVDPTVTLELLDELTHEFLQILEKTPSRLKRIRNWKAGGQTPKAKPKVQEEGDQRDTMISMISMASSESTVAGLMSLSAPPSASSSSSVGDKDTNASGSAQTWSGKGQGGSEQQSQQPQQQPNHEVHAPAKVSLSEYRAKNADVLAAQKRKLENMEASVKRDYANAAQALIGQQQRKEKQQHHHHPPSASSDMSNPSPIILKIPLEKERHDSLKMRFPVAGGSGGSSGHSSSGRGQDPDIKVKIRVPDKQRGTSGEDGKSRDKHRERSNHHHHYHHSHHHHSSSSSASLSSSHKHSSSSSGTLGSSKKVPSDSSRTSSSSSSSSSSASRKRTHSQDPSAGSHPPSKVSKSRNPYQLPPLSSSSGQILGHGSDILPSLGLPHHQGSYSHSKSDKTDTNGHSSAGGAQSNEYQDTFEMLNSLLSAQGVQPSQQSMFDYRSQYGDYRYSSSSRGNNPRPPPLPTEPPPPLPPLPK; encoded by the exons ATGGCGGCTTCGTTTCGCTCTCTCCCCGCAAGCAGTAACAACAAATGGTACTTCACCCGGCAGCAGATCGACAACAGCCCATCTCGGCGAGCTGGACTTGATCCCGACAAGGAGCTCTCATACAGACAACAGGCGGCGAACCTCCTCCAGGACATGGGACAGCGGCTCAATGT CTCTCAACTTACAATTAATACAGCCATTGTGTACATGCATCGCTTCTACATGATCCAGTCCTTCACCAGATTTCACAGAAAT GTCATCGCACCCGCTGCTCTGTTCCTGGCAGCAAAGGTAGAGGAGCAGCCTCGAAAGCTGGAGCATGTCATCAAGGTGGCCCATGCCTGCCTCAATCCCCAGGACCCTTCACCAGATATTCGCAGTGAT GCCTACCTGCAACAAGCCCAAGACCTGGTCATTCTTGAGAGCATAATTCTCCAGACCTTGG CTTTTGAAATCACCATCGATCATCCTCATACACATGTTGTCAAATGCACTCAGCTTGTCAGGG ttgttccAGCAAGCAAGGATTTGGCCCAAACATCATACTTTATGGCCACCAACAG CCTGCACTTGACAACGTTCTGCCTGCAGTATAGTCCGCCTGTTGTAGCCTGTGTCTGCATCCACCTGGCCTGCAAGTGGTCCAAATGGGAGATCCCTGTGTCTACAGATGGCAAACACTGGTGGGAGTATGTTGACCCTACAGTTACCCTCGAGCTGCTGGACG AACTTACACACGAGTTCCTGCAAATCCTGGAGAAAACACCCAGCCGACTGAAGCGAATTCGCAACTGGAAG gcTGGCGGACAGACACCAAAAGCCAAGCCAAAAGTCCAGGAGGAGGGTGACCAGAGGGACACCATGATCAGCATGATTTCCATGGCTTCATCAGAGAGTACTGTGGCAGGCCTGATGAGCCTCTCTGCTCCACCttctgcctcctcttcctcatcagtGGGCGACAAGGACACAAATGCTTCTGGCAGTGCTCAGACTTGGAGTGGTAAAGGTCAAGGTGGATCTGAGCAGCAGTCACAGCAACCACAGCAGCAGCCTAACCATGAGGTCCACGCCCCAGCTAAGGTGTCGCTGAGTGAGTACCGTGCCAAAAATGCTGACGTCCTGGCTGCCCAAAAGAGAAAGTTGGAGAACATGGAGGCCAGCGTAAAGAGAGATTATGCCAATGCAGCTCAGGCCCTCATTGGCCAGCAACAGAGGAAGGAGAAGCAGCAGCATCACCATCATCCACCCAGCGCTTCCTCTGACATGTCCAACCCATCACCCATTATTCTTAAAATCCCCTTGGAGAAGGAGAGGCATGACTCTCTAAAAATGCGCTTCCCAGTTGCTGGAGGATCAGGAGGAAGcagtggacacagcagcagtggtCGAGGCCAGGATCCAGACATCAAAGTCAAAATCCGAGTGCCTGACAAGCAGAGGGGGACTTCAGGAGAGGATGGCAAAAGCAGGGACAAGCACAGGGAGCGTTctaaccaccaccaccattatCATCACTCTCACCACCACCATTCCTCTTCCAGTAGTGCCTCACTTTCTTCTTCACACAAACATTCATCTAGTTCCAGCGGCACGCTGGGAAGCAGCAAAAAAGTACCAAGTGACTCCTCTAGAACAAGCTCCTCATCCTCGTCCTCATCCTCGTCTGCCTCACGCAAGAGGACACACTCCCAGGATCCTTCAGCAGGATCTCACCCACCCTCCAAAGTGAGCAAGTCTAGGAATCCCTACCAGTTACCTCccctgtcttcctcctctggACAAATTTTGGGGCACGGTTCTGACATTCTTCCATCTCTGGGACTCCCCCACCACCAAGGAAGCTATTCGCATTCCAAAAGCGACAAAACTGACACTAATGGTCACAGTTCAGCTGGCGGAGCCCAGTCCAACGAGTACCAGGACACTTTTGAGATGCTAAACTCACTGCTGAGTGCACAGGGTGTGCAGCCGTCCCAGCAGTCTATGTTTGACTACAGATCTCAGTATGGTGATTATCGGTACTCGAGCAGCTCCAGAGGAAACAACCCTAGGCCCCCTCCCCTGCCCACGGAGCCGCCTCCCCCACTGCCGCCTTTGCCCAAATAA
- the kansl2 gene encoding KAT8 regulatory NSL complex subunit 2 isoform X1, with amino-acid sequence MNRIRIHVLPSSRNRVTQTPRPQEPQACSFTQRPCSQPRLEGLEFCIKHILEDKNAPYKQCSYVSAKNGKRCPNAAPKAERKDGVTFCAEHARRNAMALRAQMRKASSGPSPEALLSQLSGYSRAESHSLDGGRSEASRILDEDSLSEEEQGPLVLDQTWRGDPDSEADSIDSDHEDPLKHAGVYTAEEVALITREKLIRLQSLYIDQFKRLQHLLKEKKRRYLHNRKMEHEAIGTSLLTGPEGLSMKERENLKKLKALRRYRRRYGVEALLHRQLRERRQAVTEGGPQPHTRTVSEKCISFMEGTRCTNPCLPMARHCVSHIYQDSNQILFKMCPGLKDVPCDRTVHMGQSDDPRCPLHLTLPPPMYQPEQEAPPQEEFTPMSKDMYLSAAELQPTENLPLEFSDDLDVEGDGMQGPPSPLQFDTALALEDQTIRAIAEAPMDILTGEDPDQDLDTSGQELSERDVDAIMNNQVVSEAVGGEEDTTDNSLQDIDSAAADAPR; translated from the exons ATGAACAGGATACGGATTCATGTTTTGCCCTCAAGTCGGAACCGGGTGACCCAGACACCCCGACCTCAGGAGCCACAGGCCTGCTCCTTCACCCAGCGGCCCTGCTCTCAGCCACGACTTGAAGGCTTGGAATTCTGCATCAAACACATCTTGGAGGACAAGAATGCGCCTTACAAACAGTGCAGCTACGTCTCTGCCAAGAACGGGAAGCGGTGTCCCAATGCCGCACCAAAGGCAGAGAGGAAAGACGG AGTGACCTTCTGTGCGGAGCACGCTCGCAGGAATGCCATGGCTCTTCGAGCTCAAATGAGAAAGGCGTCTTCTGGTCCGTCACCGGAGGCCCTGCTGTCTCAACTTAGTGGGTACAGCCGAGCAGAGTCACACAGCCTTGATGGAGGACGCTCTGAAGCCAGCCGCATTCTAG ATGAGGACAGTCTGAGTGAGGAAGAGCAGGGGCCGTTGGTATTGGACCAGACGTGGAGAGGAGATCCGGACAGCGAGGCTGACAGCATCGATAGTGATCACGAGGATCCTCTGAA ACATGCAGGAGTGTACACTGCAGAAGAAGTGGCGCTAATCACTCGAGAAAAACTTATCAGACTCCAGTCCCTCTATATTGATCAGTTCAAACGCCTGCAGCACCTGCTGAAAGAGAAGAAGCGCAGATACCTGCACAACCGCAAAATGGAGCATGAAGCTATAG GTACCAGCCTCCTGACAGGGCCTGAAGGTCTTTCCATGAAGGAGAGGGAGAACCTGAAGAAGCTTAAAGCTCTGCGTCGATACCGCCGCCGGTACGGGGTGGAGGCCCTGCTGCACCGGCAGCTGAGGGAAAGGAGGCAGGCTGTGACAGAAGGAGGCCCTCAG CCACACACAAGAACAGTGAGTGAAAAATGCATCTCCTTCATGGAGGGAACCCGATGTACCAATCCCTGCCTGCCTATGGCCCGACACTGTGTCTCAC ATATCTACCAGGACAGCAACCAGatcctttttaaaatgtgtccaGGGTTAAAAGATGTTCCATGTGATCGTACTGTGCACATGGGTCAGTCAGACGACCCCCGCTGCCCGCTGCACCTCACCCTGCCTCCGCCCATGTACCAGCCCGAGCAGGAGGCTCCGCCACAGGAGGAGTTCACCCCTATGAGCAAAGACATGTACCTGAGTGCGGCAGAGCTTCAGCCCACAGAAAACCTCCCTCTCGAGTTCAGCGAT GACCTGGATGTGGAAGGGGACGGTATGCAGGGTCCTCCGTCCCCTCTGCAGTTTGACACAGCCCTGGCCCTGGAGGACCAAACCATCAGAGCCATAGCTGAGGCCCCGATGGACATCCTGACTGGCGAGGACCCAGACCAGGACCTTGACACCTCAGGGCAGGAACTCTCAGAGAGAGATGTGGACGCCATCATGAACAACCAG GTGGTGTCAGAGGCAGTCGGAGGTGAGGAAGACACGACTGACAATTCGCTCCAAGACATCGACTCTGCTGCAGCCGACGCTCCCAGATGA
- the kansl2 gene encoding KAT8 regulatory NSL complex subunit 2 isoform X2: MNRIRIHVLPSSRNRVTQTPRPQEPQACSFTQRPCSQPRLEGLEFCIKHILEDKNAPYKQCSYVSAKNGKRCPNAAPKAERKDGVTFCAEHARRNAMALRAQMRKASSGPSPEALLSQLSGYSRAESHSLDGGRSEASRILDEDSLSEEEQGPLVLDQTWRGDPDSEADSIDSDHEDPLKHAGVYTAEEVALITREKLIRLQSLYIDQFKRLQHLLKEKKRRYLHNRKMEHEAIGTSLLTGPEGLSMKERENLKKLKALRRYRRRYGVEALLHRQLRERRQAVTEGGPQPHTRTVSEKCISFMEGTRCTNPCLPMARHCVSHIYQDSNQILFKMCPGLKDVPCDRTVHMGQSDDPRCPLHLTLPPPMYQPEQEAPPQEEFTPMSKDMYLSAAELQPTENLPLEFSDDLDVEGDGMQGPPSPLQFDTALALEDQTIRAIAEAPMDILTGEDPDQDLDTSGQELSERDVDAIMNNQVNSQSGVLSS; encoded by the exons ATGAACAGGATACGGATTCATGTTTTGCCCTCAAGTCGGAACCGGGTGACCCAGACACCCCGACCTCAGGAGCCACAGGCCTGCTCCTTCACCCAGCGGCCCTGCTCTCAGCCACGACTTGAAGGCTTGGAATTCTGCATCAAACACATCTTGGAGGACAAGAATGCGCCTTACAAACAGTGCAGCTACGTCTCTGCCAAGAACGGGAAGCGGTGTCCCAATGCCGCACCAAAGGCAGAGAGGAAAGACGG AGTGACCTTCTGTGCGGAGCACGCTCGCAGGAATGCCATGGCTCTTCGAGCTCAAATGAGAAAGGCGTCTTCTGGTCCGTCACCGGAGGCCCTGCTGTCTCAACTTAGTGGGTACAGCCGAGCAGAGTCACACAGCCTTGATGGAGGACGCTCTGAAGCCAGCCGCATTCTAG ATGAGGACAGTCTGAGTGAGGAAGAGCAGGGGCCGTTGGTATTGGACCAGACGTGGAGAGGAGATCCGGACAGCGAGGCTGACAGCATCGATAGTGATCACGAGGATCCTCTGAA ACATGCAGGAGTGTACACTGCAGAAGAAGTGGCGCTAATCACTCGAGAAAAACTTATCAGACTCCAGTCCCTCTATATTGATCAGTTCAAACGCCTGCAGCACCTGCTGAAAGAGAAGAAGCGCAGATACCTGCACAACCGCAAAATGGAGCATGAAGCTATAG GTACCAGCCTCCTGACAGGGCCTGAAGGTCTTTCCATGAAGGAGAGGGAGAACCTGAAGAAGCTTAAAGCTCTGCGTCGATACCGCCGCCGGTACGGGGTGGAGGCCCTGCTGCACCGGCAGCTGAGGGAAAGGAGGCAGGCTGTGACAGAAGGAGGCCCTCAG CCACACACAAGAACAGTGAGTGAAAAATGCATCTCCTTCATGGAGGGAACCCGATGTACCAATCCCTGCCTGCCTATGGCCCGACACTGTGTCTCAC ATATCTACCAGGACAGCAACCAGatcctttttaaaatgtgtccaGGGTTAAAAGATGTTCCATGTGATCGTACTGTGCACATGGGTCAGTCAGACGACCCCCGCTGCCCGCTGCACCTCACCCTGCCTCCGCCCATGTACCAGCCCGAGCAGGAGGCTCCGCCACAGGAGGAGTTCACCCCTATGAGCAAAGACATGTACCTGAGTGCGGCAGAGCTTCAGCCCACAGAAAACCTCCCTCTCGAGTTCAGCGAT GACCTGGATGTGGAAGGGGACGGTATGCAGGGTCCTCCGTCCCCTCTGCAGTTTGACACAGCCCTGGCCCTGGAGGACCAAACCATCAGAGCCATAGCTGAGGCCCCGATGGACATCCTGACTGGCGAGGACCCAGACCAGGACCTTGACACCTCAGGGCAGGAACTCTCAGAGAGAGATGTGGACGCCATCATGAACAACCAGGTTAACTCTCAATCAGGGGTTTTGTCGTCGTGA